The following proteins come from a genomic window of Nocardiopsis sp. YSL2:
- a CDS encoding C40 family peptidase: MTRTPRSRTPRRGATVGALTLGALVLSSGLAAAEPTQEEAQERYEELQQELSELNEAYNQAQEDHVAAEVEAEEVEGRLEAAEEELDEVSGQAVNIAQSAYVGASYSTFGVLFGVSPDDALQNIADLDFLSVGQDIVLEDHVGAVERFEGLKTQAQEAETAAAEAVEAAEAAQEEGEAALEEQEELVAELAPEPVAAPSSGGSAQNAQAAAASGDVQAVLDFARAQIGKPYVWGGTGPDSYDCSGLVQAAWAQAGVSLPRTTYDQVNAGTPVSRDELQPGDLLFFYSASAPSHVGIYSGDGMMIHGSNPSKPLEEVDLASYWDSVFTGAVRVG, from the coding sequence GTGACTCGCACACCCCGTTCGCGTACCCCGCGCCGTGGCGCCACGGTCGGCGCCCTCACCCTGGGCGCCCTCGTCCTGTCGTCGGGCCTGGCCGCGGCCGAGCCCACCCAGGAGGAGGCCCAGGAGCGCTACGAGGAGCTCCAACAGGAGCTGTCCGAACTCAACGAGGCCTACAACCAGGCCCAGGAGGACCACGTGGCGGCCGAGGTCGAGGCCGAGGAGGTCGAGGGGCGGCTGGAGGCGGCCGAGGAGGAGCTGGACGAGGTGTCCGGCCAGGCCGTCAACATCGCCCAGTCCGCCTACGTCGGCGCCAGCTACAGCACCTTCGGCGTCCTCTTCGGCGTCTCGCCCGACGACGCCCTGCAGAACATCGCCGACCTGGACTTCCTGTCCGTGGGGCAGGACATCGTCCTGGAGGACCACGTCGGGGCGGTCGAGCGCTTCGAGGGGCTCAAGACGCAGGCCCAGGAGGCCGAGACCGCCGCCGCCGAGGCCGTGGAGGCCGCCGAGGCGGCCCAGGAGGAGGGCGAGGCCGCGCTGGAGGAGCAGGAGGAGCTCGTCGCCGAGCTCGCCCCGGAGCCGGTCGCGGCCCCCTCCTCCGGCGGATCCGCGCAGAACGCGCAGGCCGCGGCGGCCTCGGGCGACGTCCAGGCCGTCCTGGACTTCGCCCGCGCCCAGATCGGCAAGCCCTACGTGTGGGGCGGTACCGGTCCGGACTCCTACGACTGCTCGGGCCTGGTCCAGGCCGCCTGGGCGCAGGCCGGGGTCAGTCTGCCCCGCACCACCTACGACCAGGTCAACGCCGGTACGCCCGTCTCACGCGACGAGCTGCAGCCGGGCGACCTGCTGTTCTTCTACAGCGCGTCGGCGCCCAGCCACGTGGGGATCTACTCCGGCGACGGCATGATGATCCACGGCTCCAACCCCTCCAAGCCGCTGGAGGAGGTCGACCTGGCCTCGTACTGGGACAGCGTCTTCACCGGCGCGGTCCGGGTGGGCTGA
- a CDS encoding DEAD/DEAH box helicase, translating to MDAMTGGRVRVVHGAWVRDALVLWGEADGGPSGASASADGPPAHPRAADADTLRALLASTGAGPVAERAQDTGLVVRLPGDGTAPCPSRADAAPEEGVRSPWRVPGLSLSAADADIVLPGLAGTTVPAPGPSLVHLAAVHDFAERLVTAGAVLPDLVGDPPRARWRPAPMDTAEEHLAALTAALPPSAHAHLTGNDSPARACVLAPLELLTDAAARRLAPAPARPALDRNAETAPAARLAAALTGELTRVDADTAQELRGPLRRWRERVRGAGRARLLFLLREPDRDGPWQVEFWVRSDSDPGLRLPLEQVWLGEGAAWLPDDVGTTALADLRRAARHYPALHRALSDLAPARLPLNTAGAEEFVGRAAPRLGAAGFAVVLPEWSGRGPLTLRMAVDDEPRKRRRGGVGPTDLVDVSFEALLRGTGSDRPLEESELAELAELARLKRSLVRVRGRWMEMDPERVGAALDLLRKRGSMRRDQALRMAVGADPAVPLPVSDVVADGPLGALLDGGAKAEPRPMGAPPGFTGTLRPYQDRGAAWLRFLGELGLGAVLADDMGLGKTVQLLALLTDERAEGPAPGPTLLVCPVSLVGNWRREAARFAPELRVHVQHGTDRPGGNALARLVGACDLVVTTYGVVARDDELAALPWHRVVCDEAQALKNHATRQARAVRALPAATRIALTGTPVENNLGELWSVMEFANPGLLGSAQDFQRAVADPAEAAADGDGAGPGSGTGTDLVRRLTGPFVLRRLKTDRSIIADLPEKQEMRTWCTLTPEQASLYKAVVDEMAQRMSEADEKERKGLVLATMSRLKQICNHPAQFLGDGSALSGRSGKLDRLESILGEAVAEGDKALCFTQYARFGERLAPYLAARTGVPVLWLHGGTPRAERERMTEHFQSVSGPMVFLLSLKAAGTGLNLTAANHVVHVDRWWNPAVENQATDRAFRIGQRRDVQVRKMVCVGTVEERVDEMIERKSALADGAVATGEQWLAGLSVADLREVVRLAPEAVAG from the coding sequence ATGGACGCGATGACGGGAGGCCGCGTGCGGGTCGTGCACGGCGCGTGGGTCAGGGACGCACTGGTGCTGTGGGGTGAGGCGGACGGGGGCCCGTCCGGGGCGAGCGCGTCCGCGGACGGCCCCCCGGCGCACCCCCGCGCGGCCGACGCCGACACCCTGCGCGCCCTCCTCGCGTCGACGGGCGCCGGACCCGTGGCCGAACGGGCTCAGGACACCGGCCTGGTCGTGCGCCTGCCCGGCGACGGCACCGCCCCCTGCCCCTCCCGAGCGGACGCGGCGCCCGAGGAGGGCGTCCGGTCGCCCTGGCGGGTCCCGGGGCTGTCCCTGAGCGCGGCCGACGCCGACATCGTGCTGCCCGGTCTCGCGGGCACCACCGTTCCGGCCCCGGGGCCGTCGCTGGTCCACCTGGCGGCGGTGCACGATTTCGCCGAGCGGCTCGTGACCGCCGGGGCCGTGCTGCCCGACCTCGTGGGCGACCCGCCCCGGGCGCGCTGGCGGCCCGCGCCGATGGACACCGCCGAGGAGCACCTGGCCGCCCTCACCGCCGCCCTGCCGCCGAGCGCGCACGCCCACCTGACCGGGAACGACTCCCCCGCCCGCGCGTGCGTCCTGGCCCCCCTGGAACTGCTCACCGACGCCGCCGCCCGGCGCCTGGCACCCGCGCCGGCCCGGCCCGCCCTCGACCGGAACGCCGAGACCGCTCCCGCCGCACGGCTGGCGGCGGCGCTGACCGGTGAGCTCACCCGCGTGGACGCCGACACCGCCCAGGAGCTGCGCGGGCCGCTGCGCCGATGGCGTGAGCGCGTGCGCGGCGCGGGCCGGGCGCGGCTGCTGTTCCTGCTGCGCGAACCCGACCGGGACGGCCCCTGGCAGGTGGAGTTCTGGGTGCGCTCGGACAGCGACCCCGGTCTGCGCCTGCCGCTGGAACAGGTGTGGCTGGGCGAGGGCGCGGCGTGGCTGCCCGACGACGTCGGCACGACCGCGCTGGCGGACCTGCGCCGGGCGGCCCGGCACTACCCCGCCCTGCACCGTGCCCTGTCCGACCTCGCCCCGGCGCGGCTGCCGCTGAACACCGCCGGCGCCGAGGAGTTCGTGGGCCGGGCGGCGCCGCGGCTGGGCGCCGCCGGGTTCGCGGTCGTCCTGCCCGAGTGGAGCGGACGCGGTCCGCTCACCCTGCGCATGGCGGTCGACGACGAGCCGCGCAAGCGGCGGCGCGGCGGGGTCGGACCCACCGACCTGGTCGACGTCTCCTTCGAGGCGCTGCTGCGCGGCACCGGCTCCGACCGGCCCCTGGAGGAGTCCGAACTGGCGGAACTGGCCGAGCTGGCACGGCTCAAGCGCTCGCTGGTGCGGGTGCGGGGCCGGTGGATGGAGATGGACCCCGAGCGGGTCGGCGCCGCTCTGGACCTGCTCCGCAAGCGCGGTTCCATGCGCCGGGACCAGGCGCTGCGGATGGCGGTCGGCGCGGACCCCGCGGTGCCGCTGCCGGTCTCCGACGTGGTGGCCGACGGCCCGCTGGGCGCGCTGCTGGACGGCGGGGCCAAGGCCGAGCCGCGGCCGATGGGTGCTCCCCCGGGCTTCACCGGGACCCTGCGCCCCTACCAGGACCGGGGAGCGGCCTGGCTGCGGTTCCTGGGCGAGCTGGGCCTGGGCGCGGTCCTGGCCGACGACATGGGCCTGGGCAAGACCGTGCAGCTCCTGGCGCTGCTCACCGACGAGCGGGCCGAGGGGCCCGCCCCGGGCCCCACCCTGCTGGTGTGCCCGGTCTCCTTGGTGGGCAACTGGCGGCGTGAGGCGGCGCGGTTCGCCCCGGAGCTGCGGGTGCACGTCCAGCACGGGACGGACCGGCCGGGCGGCAACGCACTGGCACGGCTGGTGGGCGCCTGCGACCTGGTGGTGACCACCTACGGGGTGGTGGCGCGCGACGACGAGTTGGCCGCGCTGCCCTGGCACCGGGTGGTGTGCGACGAGGCCCAGGCGCTGAAGAACCACGCCACCCGGCAGGCGCGCGCGGTGCGGGCCCTGCCCGCCGCGACCCGGATCGCGCTGACCGGAACGCCGGTGGAGAACAACCTGGGCGAGCTGTGGTCGGTGATGGAGTTCGCCAACCCGGGGCTGCTGGGCTCGGCCCAGGACTTCCAGCGCGCGGTGGCCGACCCGGCCGAGGCCGCGGCCGACGGCGACGGCGCGGGTCCGGGGTCCGGCACGGGAACCGACCTGGTGCGCCGGCTGACGGGTCCGTTCGTGCTGCGCCGGCTCAAGACCGACCGCTCCATCATCGCCGACCTGCCGGAGAAGCAGGAGATGCGGACCTGGTGCACGCTCACCCCGGAACAGGCCTCCCTGTACAAGGCGGTCGTGGACGAGATGGCCCAGCGCATGTCCGAGGCCGACGAGAAGGAGCGCAAGGGCCTGGTGCTGGCGACGATGTCGCGGCTCAAGCAGATCTGCAACCACCCGGCGCAGTTCCTGGGCGACGGTTCGGCGCTGTCGGGCCGCTCGGGCAAGCTCGACCGGTTGGAGTCGATCCTGGGCGAGGCGGTGGCCGAGGGCGACAAGGCGCTGTGCTTCACGCAGTACGCGCGGTTCGGTGAGCGCCTGGCGCCCTACCTCGCGGCGCGGACCGGCGTTCCGGTGCTGTGGCTGCACGGCGGGACGCCGCGGGCCGAGCGCGAGCGGATGACCGAGCACTTCCAGAGCGTGTCGGGGCCGATGGTGTTCCTGCTCTCGCTCAAGGCGGCGGGCACGGGGCTGAACCTGACCGCGGCCAACCACGTCGTGCACGTGGACCGGTGGTGGAACCCGGCGGTGGAAAACCAGGCCACCGACCGGGCGTTCCGGATCGGGCAGCGGCGCGACGTGCAGGTGCGCAAGATGGTGTGCGTGGGCACCGTGGAGGAACGGGTGGACGAGATGATCGAGCGCAAGAGCGCGCTGGCCGACGGGGCGGTGGCCACCGGCGAGCAGTGGCTTGCGGGGCTGTCGGTGGCGGATCTGCGCGAGGTCGTGCGCCTGGCGCCGGAGGCGGTGGCCGGATGA
- a CDS encoding Rv3235 family protein: protein MSHSRPCHPCPRLLCQRDSLAHRPVTTPARTPLRRPAAARRRAPLRGHRTPGEVHLLAQRVAEVLVGRRRPEALRDQLAVPVREELRRLRGSVPCALAPRLTRVFHQPLPGRTVEANAVIMCDHRTRVFAFRARREDDRWVCTSLETDTSRRAR from the coding sequence ATGTCGCACTCCCGGCCCTGTCACCCCTGCCCCCGGCTCCTCTGCCAGCGCGACTCCCTCGCCCACCGCCCCGTCACCACGCCCGCCCGCACGCCGCTGCGCCGCCCGGCCGCGGCCCGCCGCCGCGCACCGCTGCGCGGCCACCGCACCCCGGGCGAGGTGCACCTGCTGGCGCAGCGCGTGGCGGAGGTGCTGGTGGGCCGGCGCAGGCCCGAGGCCCTGCGCGACCAGCTGGCGGTGCCCGTGCGCGAGGAGCTGCGCCGCCTGCGCGGGTCGGTGCCCTGTGCTCTGGCGCCCCGCCTCACCCGGGTCTTCCACCAGCCCCTGCCCGGCCGCACCGTGGAGGCCAACGCCGTGATCATGTGCGACCACCGCACCCGGGTCTTCGCCTTCCGGGCCCGCCGCGAGGACGACCGGTGGGTGTGCACCAGCCTGGAGACCGACACCTCCAGGCGCGCGCGGTGA
- a CDS encoding S9 family peptidase translates to MRPVDIARLHSLGAPTLSPDGRRAVFTLTRPDLEADTYTSALWTVPTDGSAPPARLTRGDRDSAPSYSPDGRWIAFLRADGDKRPQIHVLPADGGEPWKVTDHPLGAGEIAWSPDSTRIAHTARVPEPGRYAGTEPDKERPRRITGLKYRLDGLGFTNDRRSHVFVTAPIDPSGAAGEPVRVTGGDADHSAPQWRPDGSELVFCAALHTTRDTDLVADAWACAPEEGAEPRRVSAGDLGVSSARFSPDGSTVYFLADELGADLNDFVGQTTGAWSVPADASAAPTRLTPGEGPRLQPGLRVTGDGLLVLAENRGAVDLVLVPFEAGVRRLSAGGAQTQSFDHVDGADGGVTVAVVADGRSSGELVLVTADGERRLTGFAELDPLPMTELTAHTADGYPVHGWVALPEGEGPHPVVLMIHGGPFSQYGPQLFDETQVYAAAGYAVVMCNPRGSSGYGHDHGRAIIGSVGATTATDVLAFLDEALKDDRLDAARVGIMGGSHGGFMTTWIAAHHGERFRAAISERAVNALDSFHGSSDIGAFFPGPLYGPPEVWAKESPLTYADRIDLPFLIIHSEQDWRCPVEQAQRLFVALRARGHETEMLLFPGEGHEMSRSGLPSHRVARFEAVLDWWARHL, encoded by the coding sequence ATGAGACCCGTTGACATCGCCCGCCTGCACAGCCTCGGCGCACCCACCCTGTCCCCCGACGGCCGCCGCGCGGTCTTCACCCTCACCCGCCCCGACCTGGAGGCGGACACCTACACCAGCGCGCTGTGGACGGTCCCCACCGACGGCTCCGCGCCGCCCGCCCGCCTGACCCGGGGGGACCGCGACAGCGCCCCCTCGTACTCGCCCGACGGCCGCTGGATCGCCTTCCTGCGGGCCGACGGCGACAAGCGCCCCCAGATCCACGTGCTGCCCGCCGACGGCGGCGAGCCCTGGAAGGTGACCGACCACCCCCTGGGCGCGGGCGAGATCGCCTGGAGCCCCGACTCCACCCGGATCGCCCACACCGCCCGCGTCCCCGAGCCCGGACGCTACGCGGGTACCGAGCCGGACAAGGAGCGGCCGCGCCGCATCACCGGGCTCAAGTACCGCCTCGACGGCCTGGGCTTCACCAACGACCGCCGCAGCCACGTGTTCGTCACGGCCCCGATCGATCCCTCCGGAGCTGCGGGCGAGCCGGTCCGGGTGACCGGCGGCGACGCCGACCACTCCGCCCCGCAGTGGCGCCCCGACGGCTCCGAACTGGTGTTCTGCGCCGCGCTGCACACCACCCGCGACACCGACCTGGTGGCGGACGCCTGGGCGTGCGCCCCGGAGGAGGGCGCCGAGCCGCGCCGGGTGAGCGCAGGCGACCTCGGCGTCAGCAGTGCGCGCTTCTCCCCGGACGGGTCGACCGTGTACTTCCTGGCCGACGAGCTCGGCGCGGACCTGAACGACTTCGTCGGGCAGACCACGGGCGCCTGGTCGGTCCCGGCCGACGCCTCGGCCGCGCCCACCCGGCTGACCCCCGGGGAGGGGCCCCGGCTCCAGCCGGGCCTGCGGGTGACGGGGGACGGTCTGCTGGTTCTGGCCGAGAACCGGGGCGCCGTCGACCTGGTCCTGGTGCCCTTCGAAGCCGGTGTGCGACGGCTCTCCGCCGGCGGAGCGCAGACGCAGTCCTTCGACCACGTGGACGGGGCAGACGGCGGCGTCACCGTGGCGGTCGTGGCCGACGGGCGCAGCAGCGGTGAACTGGTGCTGGTCACCGCGGACGGGGAGCGGCGGCTCACCGGCTTCGCCGAGCTCGACCCGCTGCCGATGACGGAGCTGACGGCGCACACCGCCGACGGCTATCCCGTGCACGGGTGGGTGGCGCTCCCGGAGGGGGAGGGGCCGCACCCGGTCGTGCTCATGATCCACGGCGGTCCGTTCTCGCAGTACGGTCCCCAGCTCTTCGACGAGACCCAGGTCTACGCCGCCGCCGGGTACGCGGTGGTGATGTGCAACCCGCGCGGCTCCTCGGGCTACGGGCACGACCACGGCCGGGCGATCATCGGCTCCGTGGGAGCGACCACCGCGACCGACGTGCTGGCGTTCCTGGACGAGGCGCTCAAGGACGACCGGCTCGACGCGGCGCGCGTGGGGATCATGGGCGGCTCGCACGGCGGGTTCATGACGACGTGGATCGCCGCGCACCACGGTGAGCGGTTCCGCGCGGCCATCAGCGAGCGCGCCGTCAACGCGCTGGACAGCTTCCACGGTTCCTCCGACATCGGGGCGTTCTTCCCCGGTCCGCTGTACGGGCCGCCGGAGGTCTGGGCGAAGGAGAGCCCGCTGACCTACGCCGACCGGATCGACCTGCCCTTCCTGATCATCCACTCCGAGCAGGACTGGCGCTGCCCGGTGGAACAGGCGCAGCGGCTGTTCGTGGCGTTGCGCGCACGCGGGCACGAGACGGAGATGCTGCTCTTCCCGGGGGAGGGGCACGAGATGTCGCGCTCGGGCCTGCCCAGCCACCGGGTGGCCAGGTTCGAGGCCGTCCTGGACTGGTGGGCGCGCCACCTGTGA
- a CDS encoding MFS transporter codes for MADAPPAPRADNSPSPDPRQRRREQRGWYLYDWANSVFITSVVTVLIGPYMSTLACASAGAADAAACQDSSLALAPLGVDWFTLHPNALYPALTTLAILLQIVLLPSVGAMVDRSRHKRRWLLWLALGGSACTAGLYAATDGYHAASVLFVLANVLYGLSIVVYNAFLPEIATPDERDRVSVAGWGIGYLGGALLLAVHLGLVLSADSLGIDTGHAVRIAFVSVGLWWAGFTVLSVRPLRDRYGALAVGKGPGRAAGGSLRQFAHTLRDMRRYPNTILFLLAFILFNDGVQAAIRYAAPFATQDLGLGEDALIMTILVIQFVAFAGAFLAGRVARVAGSKATVLGSLAVWCLLVALAYFLPAGNVPLFVAMGVGIGLVLGGTQSLARALFSQLIPPGREAEYFSLYQISDRGSTFLGSLAVTIAVSLTGGYRVAILSLIVFFVVGGLLLWRTRMREGIEAVGNEAPERL; via the coding sequence ATGGCCGACGCCCCTCCCGCACCGAGAGCGGACAACTCGCCCTCCCCCGATCCGCGACAGCGCAGACGCGAGCAGCGCGGCTGGTACCTGTACGACTGGGCCAACTCGGTGTTCATCACGTCCGTGGTGACCGTCCTCATCGGCCCCTACATGAGCACCCTGGCGTGTGCCTCCGCGGGGGCCGCCGACGCGGCGGCGTGCCAGGACTCCTCCCTGGCCCTGGCCCCGCTGGGCGTGGACTGGTTCACGCTGCACCCCAACGCGCTCTACCCGGCGCTGACCACCCTGGCGATCCTGCTCCAGATCGTCCTGCTGCCCTCGGTCGGCGCCATGGTCGACCGCTCCCGGCACAAGAGGCGCTGGCTGCTCTGGCTGGCCCTGGGCGGCTCGGCGTGCACCGCGGGCCTGTACGCGGCCACCGACGGATACCACGCGGCGTCGGTGCTGTTCGTGCTGGCCAACGTCCTGTACGGACTCTCGATCGTGGTCTACAACGCGTTCCTGCCGGAGATCGCCACCCCGGACGAACGCGACCGGGTGTCGGTCGCGGGGTGGGGCATCGGCTACCTCGGCGGCGCCCTGCTGCTCGCCGTCCACCTGGGCCTGGTGCTCTCGGCGGACTCGCTGGGCATCGACACCGGCCACGCCGTGCGGATCGCGTTCGTGTCCGTGGGCCTGTGGTGGGCGGGCTTCACGGTCCTGTCGGTCCGGCCGCTGCGCGACCGCTACGGTGCCCTGGCCGTGGGGAAGGGGCCGGGTCGGGCCGCCGGGGGCTCCCTGCGCCAGTTCGCCCACACCCTGCGCGACATGCGCCGCTACCCCAACACCATCCTGTTCCTGCTGGCGTTCATCCTGTTCAACGACGGTGTGCAGGCGGCCATCCGCTACGCTGCGCCGTTCGCGACCCAGGACCTGGGCCTGGGGGAGGACGCGCTGATCATGACCATCCTGGTCATCCAGTTCGTCGCCTTCGCCGGAGCCTTCCTGGCCGGGCGCGTGGCCCGGGTGGCGGGCAGCAAGGCCACGGTCCTGGGCAGCCTGGCGGTGTGGTGCCTGCTGGTCGCCCTCGCCTACTTCCTGCCGGCGGGCAACGTCCCGCTGTTCGTGGCGATGGGCGTGGGCATCGGCCTGGTCCTGGGCGGCACGCAGTCGCTGGCCCGAGCGCTGTTCTCCCAGTTGATCCCTCCGGGCCGCGAGGCGGAGTACTTCAGCCTCTACCAGATCTCCGACCGGGGATCGACGTTCCTGGGGTCGCTCGCGGTCACCATCGCGGTGAGCCTCACCGGCGGCTACCGGGTCGCGATCCTCTCCCTCATCGTGTTCTTCGTCGTCGGCGGCCTGCTGCTGTGGCGGACCCGGATGCGCGAGGGCATCGAAGCGGTCGGGAACGAGGCCCCCGAACGGCTGTGA
- a CDS encoding glycerophosphodiester phosphodiesterase, with protein MTDAYLSPRPPLALAHRGGWFTDGQGVRRTELENTAVAFQHAVDLGYTYLETDVHATSDGVLMAFHDHTLDRATDMSGAIGDLPYHEVARARVAGSEPVPVLEDLLGTWPEARFNIDLKSDAAVEPLLDVLRRTQAWDRVCVGSFDQRRLDRARRLFDHPVATSCGPLDVVRLRLASLWRPLRPLIGRAPVCAQIPLRQGSFPVLSRDLIRTAHRRGLQVHVWTINEPAVMERLIDAGVDGIVTDNTLALKEIMVRRGLWPGADPGADSTLQNG; from the coding sequence GTGACAGACGCCTACCTCTCCCCACGCCCTCCCCTGGCGCTCGCCCACCGCGGCGGGTGGTTCACCGACGGCCAGGGAGTACGCCGGACCGAGCTGGAGAACACCGCGGTCGCCTTCCAGCACGCCGTGGACCTGGGCTACACGTACCTGGAGACGGACGTGCACGCCACCAGCGACGGCGTCCTGATGGCCTTCCACGACCACACGCTGGACCGCGCCACCGACATGAGCGGCGCCATCGGCGACCTCCCCTACCACGAGGTCGCCCGGGCCCGCGTGGCCGGGAGCGAGCCCGTGCCCGTCCTGGAGGACCTGCTCGGCACCTGGCCCGAGGCCCGGTTCAACATCGACCTGAAGTCGGACGCGGCGGTGGAACCCCTCCTGGACGTGCTGCGCCGCACCCAGGCCTGGGACCGGGTGTGCGTGGGCTCCTTCGACCAGCGGCGGCTCGACCGCGCCCGCCGCCTGTTCGACCACCCGGTCGCCACCTCCTGCGGCCCCCTCGACGTGGTGCGCCTGCGCCTGGCCTCGCTCTGGCGGCCGCTGCGGCCGCTGATCGGCCGCGCCCCGGTCTGCGCGCAGATCCCCCTGCGCCAGGGGTCCTTCCCCGTCCTGAGCCGGGACCTCATCCGCACCGCGCACCGGCGGGGCCTGCAGGTCCACGTGTGGACCATCAACGAACCCGCGGTGATGGAGCGCCTGATCGACGCGGGCGTGGACGGCATCGTCACCGACAACACGCTCGCGCTCAAGGAGATCATGGTCCGCCGCGGCCTGTGGCCGGGCGCCGACCCCGGCGCCGACAGCACCCTCCAGAACGGATAG
- a CDS encoding glycosyltransferase, giving the protein MERVPTRVFRNDWGALTPPVLGRWTPEMRVSVVIPARGGQRRLDLALASLAAQTYPGDLIEVVVVDDHSSPPLRLPALRPEHCRILAAPDGGWGAGFGRSYGAHASTGDILLWMDADMIAAPGFVEAQARWQHTHAECVTLGRVRFADTGPAHPAEVLSLSRAGRLHDALDTGRHHEWITHLLATSEDLRDADHLGFHAYMGAAAALRRSLYEAAGGVDPDLDLGQDTEFGYRLWQAGAVLLPEPAATAWHVGRATTARTRLPSERYRTEVLAELMPHPHAYRERLPAHRRRVPLVHAVVDVRGASYDLVRGCVDRLLDSAETDLVLTLVADWEGADHDPAAPGGPHLDLRLVQANYLREPRITFAGAPPLTGFPSPFLLQVPVAWGLGQVALSRLLASAERHRAGLTELFPAASPSHDAGVRLWRTRALARALRVRADGEDLADVVAALHGRYRIHAGEDTLADLSLYRSVPPPPRAQSDPPARAPAVAVPRQSGPAAPDGSGVSEATAGRDGRGSGQGRPAVGAVAPVGDRAGRVRAWLAAVWHRTRRRGRGPARA; this is encoded by the coding sequence GTGGAACGCGTTCCGACCCGCGTCTTCCGCAACGACTGGGGTGCGCTGACACCGCCCGTCCTCGGACGCTGGACACCCGAGATGCGGGTCAGCGTGGTGATCCCGGCCCGAGGCGGCCAGCGCCGCCTCGATCTCGCCCTGGCCTCCCTGGCCGCCCAGACCTACCCCGGCGACCTGATCGAGGTCGTCGTCGTGGACGACCACTCCTCGCCACCCCTGCGGCTGCCCGCCCTGCGCCCCGAGCACTGCCGGATCCTGGCCGCTCCCGACGGCGGCTGGGGCGCCGGGTTCGGGCGCTCCTACGGTGCCCACGCCAGCACCGGCGACATCCTGCTCTGGATGGACGCCGACATGATCGCCGCCCCCGGCTTCGTCGAGGCTCAGGCCCGCTGGCAGCACACGCACGCCGAGTGCGTCACCCTCGGCCGGGTCCGCTTCGCCGACACCGGCCCGGCCCATCCCGCCGAAGTGCTCTCCCTGTCCCGGGCCGGACGGCTCCACGACGCCCTCGACACCGGGCGCCACCACGAGTGGATCACCCACCTGCTCGCGACCAGTGAGGATCTGCGCGACGCCGACCACCTGGGCTTCCATGCCTACATGGGCGCGGCCGCCGCCCTGCGCCGCAGCCTGTACGAGGCGGCCGGCGGCGTCGACCCCGACCTGGACCTGGGCCAGGACACCGAGTTCGGCTACCGCCTCTGGCAGGCCGGAGCCGTCCTGCTGCCCGAGCCCGCGGCGACCGCCTGGCACGTCGGCCGAGCCACCACCGCCCGCACCCGCCTGCCCTCCGAGCGCTACCGCACCGAGGTCCTGGCCGAACTCATGCCCCACCCGCACGCCTACCGCGAGCGCCTCCCCGCGCACCGGCGCCGCGTCCCGCTCGTGCACGCCGTGGTCGACGTGCGCGGCGCCTCCTACGACCTCGTCCGCGGCTGCGTCGACCGCCTTCTGGACAGCGCCGAGACCGACCTGGTGCTCACCCTGGTCGCCGACTGGGAGGGCGCCGACCACGACCCCGCGGCGCCCGGCGGCCCGCACCTGGACCTGCGCCTGGTCCAGGCCAACTACCTGCGCGAGCCACGGATCACCTTCGCCGGGGCCCCGCCGCTCACCGGCTTTCCCTCGCCCTTCCTGCTCCAGGTGCCCGTCGCCTGGGGCCTGGGCCAGGTGGCCCTGTCCCGGCTCCTGGCCAGCGCCGAGCGCCACCGGGCCGGGCTCACCGAACTCTTCCCCGCGGCCTCGCCCTCCCACGACGCCGGAGTGCGGCTGTGGCGCACCAGGGCGCTGGCGCGAGCGCTGCGGGTCCGCGCGGACGGGGAGGACCTCGCCGACGTGGTCGCCGCCCTGCACGGCCGCTACCGCATCCACGCGGGCGAGGACACGCTGGCCGACCTGTCCCTGTACCGGTCGGTCCCACCGCCACCGCGCGCCCAGTCGGACCCGCCCGCCCGCGCTCCCGCGGTCGCCGTGCCCCGGCAGTCCGGGCCTGCGGCTCCGGACGGGTCCGGTGTGTCCGAGGCGACGGCCGGGCGGGACGGCCGGGGCTCCGGGCAGGGGCGGCCGGCGGTCGGGGCGGTCGCCCCCGTCGGTGATCGTGCGGGCCGCGTCCGCGCCTGGCTCGCGGCCGTGTGGCACCGGACCCGCCGCCGGGGGCGCGGGCCCGCGCGCGCCTGA